A part of Macrobrachium nipponense isolate FS-2020 chromosome 26, ASM1510439v2, whole genome shotgun sequence genomic DNA contains:
- the LOC135200201 gene encoding rhodopsin-like produces MNPLWYSLVGFWMFVMGVLSVAGNFVVIWVFMNTKTLRTPSNLFVVNLAFSDFCMMAFMCPPILVNCYYQMWSFSGIFCEIYACIGSICGTASIWSMVFITLDRYNVIVKGISAKPLTTSGAMLRILFVWIQTVFWCALPFFGFNRYVPEGNMTACGTDYLSDDLWGHLYLYFYGLDCYIFPLFLIIYCYTFILKAVATHERQMREQAKKMGVKSLRNDPEAKKTSNECRLAKVALMTVSLWFMAWTPYFIINIGGINYREMITPLFSIWGSVFAKANAVYNPIVYAISHPKYRAAMEKKLPCLSCATEKDDDNSTSEAASTNENC; encoded by the coding sequence ATGAACCCTCTCTGGTATAGCTTGGTTGGTTTCTGGATGTTTGTCATGGGGGTCCTTTCAGTAGCAGGCAACTTCGTTGTAATCTGGGTTTTCATGAACACCAAAACTCTCAGAACACCTTCAAACTTATTTGTTGTAAATCTTGCTTTCTCAGACTTCTGTATGATGGCATTCATGTGCCCACCTATTTTGGTGAACTGTTACTACCAGATGTGGTCATTCAGTGGTATCTTCTGTGAGATCTATGCTTGCATTGGTTCTATCTGTGGAACCGCCTCCATTTGGTCTATGGTTTTCATAACTCTCGATCGTTACAATGTCATTGTAAAGGGAATTTCTGCTAAACCTTTAACCACCAGCGGTGCTATGCTGAGAATTCTCTTTGTATGGATCCAGACTGTTTTCTGGTGTGCCCTTCCATTCTTCGGATTCAACAGATATGTCCCTGAGGGTAACATGACCGCCTGTGGTACTGACTACCTCAGTGATGATCTGTGGGGCCATCTATACTTGTATTTTTATGGCCTTGATTGTTATATCTTCCCCCTGTTCTTAATTATCTACTGCTACACATTCATCTTGAAGGCTGTTGCCACTCATGAGAGACAGATGCGTGAACAGGCCAAGAAGATGGGAGTCAAGTCTCTGAGAAATGACCCAGAAGCCAAAAAGACATCAAACGAGTGCCGCCTTGCTAAGGTTGCCCTTATGACCGTTTCCCTGTGGTTCATGGCATGGACTCCTTACTTCATCATCAATATTGGAGGCATTAACTATAGGGAAATGATTACTCCTCTGTTCTCCATCTGGGGTTCTGTTTTCGCTAAAGCCAATGCTGTGTACAACCCCATTGTCTATGCCATCAGCCACCCCAAATACAGAGCTGCTATGGAGAAGAAACTGCCATGCCTGTCATGTGCAACTGAGAAGGATGATGACAACTCGACATCCGAAGCAGCTTCAACCAACGAAAATTGCTAA